One Opitutales bacterium genomic window carries:
- a CDS encoding YebC/PmpR family DNA-binding transcriptional regulator: MAGHSKWATTKRHKAAVDAKRGKIFSVISKELTLAARAGGGDADMNPRLRTALLKAKGANMPADNIDRAIKKGTGEIEGAIIEELVYEGYAAGGVGIIVEVTTDNKNRSAGEIRSSFSKNGGNLAGAGALAFNFQRKGQFLIDAANVADEDELMMLALDAGAEDVENKEDHYEVTCTLAEFDALTQALEDAGIQTESGEMVYIPNSLTPITEVGIARQVLRLIQVLDDLEDVKAVHSNFDMDEALLAEASA; this comes from the coding sequence ATGGCAGGACATAGTAAATGGGCCACCACCAAACGACATAAAGCGGCCGTTGACGCCAAACGCGGCAAGATCTTCAGCGTTATCAGTAAAGAGCTGACCTTGGCAGCGCGCGCTGGTGGCGGTGACGCGGATATGAACCCACGCCTGCGCACCGCCTTGCTCAAAGCTAAGGGTGCAAACATGCCCGCCGACAACATCGATCGTGCCATCAAAAAAGGCACCGGAGAGATCGAAGGCGCCATCATCGAAGAGCTGGTTTACGAAGGCTATGCGGCGGGCGGAGTCGGCATCATTGTTGAAGTCACTACCGACAATAAGAATCGCTCCGCTGGAGAAATCCGCAGTTCCTTTTCAAAAAATGGGGGCAATCTTGCCGGTGCGGGAGCCCTTGCTTTTAACTTTCAGCGAAAAGGCCAATTCCTTATCGATGCAGCAAACGTCGCTGACGAGGACGAGTTGATGATGCTTGCTCTGGATGCTGGTGCTGAAGATGTCGAAAACAAAGAAGACCACTACGAAGTTACTTGTACGCTCGCCGAATTTGACGCGCTAACACAAGCGCTAGAAGATGCCGGCATTCAGACTGAAAGTGGCGAGATGGTCTACATTCCCAACTCGCTCACTCCCATCACAGAAGTCGGCATCGCTCGCCAGGTTCTTCGCCTCATCCAGGTGCTTGACGACCTCGAAGACGTCAAGGCCGTCCACTCCAACTTCGACATGGACGAAGCACTCCTCGCAGAAGCATCAGCATAG
- the msrB gene encoding peptide-methionine (R)-S-oxide reductase MsrB, whose amino-acid sequence MHTPDDQLSPEEYRITRLCGTEPAFQNAYWNNKANGIYVCRISGDALFSSKDKFDSGTGWPSFTRPIDAALIEEVDDTSHGMIRTEVRSKSGDSHLGHVFPDGPGPAGQRYCINSASLRFIPVEELEQEGYTQYLPLFT is encoded by the coding sequence ATGCACACACCTGATGATCAACTCAGTCCAGAGGAGTACCGCATCACTCGGCTTTGTGGGACTGAACCTGCTTTTCAGAACGCGTATTGGAACAACAAGGCCAATGGCATCTACGTCTGCCGCATTTCTGGAGATGCTCTCTTTTCCTCCAAAGACAAGTTCGACTCTGGAACAGGCTGGCCCAGCTTTACACGCCCGATCGACGCGGCATTAATCGAAGAGGTAGATGATACCTCACATGGCATGATACGCACAGAGGTCCGCAGTAAGTCTGGAGATTCCCACCTCGGACATGTATTCCCCGATGGACCGGGTCCGGCCGGCCAACGTTACTGCATCAATTCAGCATCTCTCCGCTTCATTCCGGTGGAAGAATTGGAACAAGAAGGCTATACGCAGTATCTGCCATTGTTCACATGA
- the msrA gene encoding peptide-methionine (S)-S-oxide reductase MsrA produces the protein MKTPITFLCLIFGASAFHTLHSADTKTAVFGAGCFWCVEAFYEALPGVVDVVSGYAGGTEPDPKYKDVARGRTSHAEVVQVTWDPEKTSYSELVEFFWTTHDVTNPDGVWPDFGSQYRSIILYASPEQKETAEASKAALEASGQLEKPVATEIVPLQTFYLAEPYHQDYAKRNPRDRYVVNIAVPKLKKLGLLEKGG, from the coding sequence ATGAAAACCCCGATCACCTTCCTCTGCCTTATCTTCGGCGCATCCGCGTTCCACACCCTTCACAGTGCTGACACTAAGACTGCCGTTTTCGGCGCTGGCTGTTTCTGGTGTGTCGAAGCTTTTTATGAGGCATTACCGGGTGTGGTCGACGTAGTCAGTGGCTATGCCGGCGGTACCGAGCCTGATCCTAAATATAAAGACGTCGCCCGCGGCCGGACATCCCATGCGGAGGTGGTACAAGTAACTTGGGACCCTGAAAAAACAAGCTACAGCGAGTTGGTAGAATTTTTTTGGACCACTCATGATGTGACCAATCCCGACGGAGTTTGGCCCGATTTTGGGAGTCAATATCGCTCCATTATTCTCTATGCTTCCCCTGAACAGAAGGAGACTGCAGAAGCCTCAAAGGCTGCCCTCGAAGCCAGTGGCCAACTCGAAAAACCCGTCGCGACAGAAATTGTCCCCCTCCAAACATTCTACCTGGCTGAGCCATACCATCAGGACTATGCGAAACGCAATCCACGCGATCGCTACGTCGTCAATATCGCGGTTCCGAAACTGAAAAAGCTGGGGCTGCTCGAAAAAGGCGGGTGA
- the kdsB gene encoding 3-deoxy-manno-octulosonate cytidylyltransferase produces the protein MGVSAMSSTTAIIIPARLSSQRFPRKLLYPIAGKPLILWTAENVTHAVPEYPTYFAVEDQELVELLEGAGFNAILTGQHASGTDRIAEANKTVGADVVINIQADEPLTGARHVSKLAELMTPETSMGTLAHSIIDRATFENPNRVKVVCGRDGEALYFSRAPIPWPRDGGSESMPPMAALHLGMYAYTKPFLEAFGQLPMGELEQVEKLEQLRALENGFKIRVGLTEDPGFGVDTPEDAARLEAMLAG, from the coding sequence ATGGGCGTGTCTGCCATGTCTTCAACAACCGCTATCATTATCCCAGCTCGCCTGTCCTCGCAGCGTTTCCCTCGTAAGCTACTCTATCCGATCGCGGGGAAACCGCTCATTCTTTGGACCGCTGAGAACGTAACCCATGCCGTGCCCGAGTATCCTACTTACTTCGCGGTCGAGGACCAGGAACTCGTCGAACTGTTAGAAGGCGCGGGATTCAATGCTATATTGACCGGTCAGCATGCGAGTGGGACAGATCGCATCGCGGAGGCAAATAAAACGGTAGGCGCGGATGTAGTCATCAATATTCAAGCCGATGAACCCCTCACTGGAGCAAGGCATGTGTCTAAACTTGCTGAATTGATGACGCCCGAAACGAGTATGGGCACCTTGGCCCATAGCATCATAGACAGAGCCACTTTCGAAAATCCCAATCGAGTAAAGGTCGTATGTGGTCGCGATGGGGAGGCTCTGTATTTCTCCCGTGCACCTATCCCCTGGCCGCGTGACGGCGGAAGCGAGTCAATGCCACCGATGGCAGCTCTCCACCTTGGAATGTATGCTTACACCAAGCCCTTTTTAGAGGCCTTTGGTCAGCTGCCCATGGGTGAGCTAGAGCAAGTGGAAAAATTAGAACAACTGCGTGCTTTGGAAAACGGTTTCAAAATCCGCGTCGGCCTGACCGAAGATCCGGGTTTTGGTGTCGATACACCGGAGGACGCAGCGCGGCTCGAAGCGATGCTGGCAGGTTAG
- the rpsT gene encoding 30S ribosomal protein S20, with the protein MANKPQALKYIRKTATRTAANRHIRSELRTLAKKVQAASGGEDKDAAKETARLYVSALDRAVKRNVIHKNKANRHKSEVAPLFA; encoded by the coding sequence ATGGCGAACAAACCACAGGCTTTAAAATACATCCGCAAGACTGCCACACGCACTGCGGCCAACCGTCACATCCGCAGTGAACTTCGCACCCTTGCCAAGAAGGTGCAAGCCGCTTCCGGTGGCGAGGACAAGGATGCTGCTAAGGAAACTGCGCGTCTCTACGTATCTGCGCTGGATCGTGCAGTGAAGCGTAACGTCATTCACAAGAACAAGGCGAATCGTCATAAATCTGAAGTGGCTCCTTTGTTCGCATAG
- a CDS encoding type II toxin-antitoxin system VapB family antitoxin, translated as MPTNLAIDDQLLSKALKVGGKKTKKDTVNEALREFIVKREQKKVLEVFGTVDYFEDYEPKNHRR; from the coding sequence ATGCCAACGAACTTAGCCATCGACGACCAACTTCTGTCCAAAGCCTTGAAAGTGGGAGGGAAGAAAACAAAGAAAGACACTGTAAATGAGGCTTTGAGAGAGTTCATCGTTAAGCGTGAACAGAAAAAAGTTTTGGAGGTGTTCGGGACAGTCGATTATTTTGAAGATTACGAACCAAAGAATCACCGCAGGTAA
- a CDS encoding PIN domain-containing protein, translating to MVIVDSDVWSEAFRSKGQKSKSVMLLKDLIEEDSIIMIGPIRQEVLSGIRERERYEEIRDLMRNFPSSRIEESIFEMAASFFNLCRSQGFQGSHTDFLICACAVEWKSQILTKDKDFGRYAEYLPIELCGHA from the coding sequence GTGGTTATCGTCGATTCAGATGTTTGGTCTGAGGCGTTCCGCTCCAAAGGCCAAAAATCCAAGAGCGTGATGCTGTTGAAGGACCTTATCGAAGAAGACTCCATCATCATGATCGGCCCAATTCGACAAGAGGTGCTTTCAGGGATACGAGAACGTGAGCGCTATGAAGAAATCAGAGATTTGATGAGGAACTTTCCTAGTAGCCGGATTGAGGAATCTATTTTTGAAATGGCGGCTTCTTTTTTCAATCTGTGTCGCAGCCAGGGATTCCAAGGTTCACACACCGACTTTCTCATTTGCGCCTGCGCTGTAGAATGGAAATCACAAATCCTGACCAAAGATAAGGATTTCGGAAGATATGCTGAATATCTTCCGATAGAGCTTTGCGGGCATGCATGA
- the trpE gene encoding anthranilate synthase component I, with protein sequence MKLSLSQDAFVSAAADHNLIPIHTDFTADSLTPLSAYARLAAEGGPSFLLESISGGEHLSRYSFLGSRPRKRIVVFEEETRIVHKDGSIETVETPNDPLELIEADMAQYSILPVADLPPFIGGAVGGLAYEYIHRVENTVPAAKGAGLETPLLYYLITDSVVVFDHAYQQLKIVVNAHVDGDPAAAYDRAISEIEAIIEVLRAPSPLKPLPIPEPEVTVPSAASNVSQASFEAGVLAAKEYIKAGDIFQVVLSQRFEEPFDGSPLDLYRVVRMVNPSPYMFIIQAEDFALVGASPEVHYRLQDDRVTIRPIAGTRPRGKTSEEDRFYERDLLADEKERAEHLMLVDLARNDIGRVCKMGTVSVEDFMVVEHYSHVMHIVSQAEGDLAEGKNAYDVMRATFPAGTVSGAPKIRAMQIIAEYEPERRGFYSGAVGYFSYDGSQDSAIALRTAVVKDGKVYIQAGAGVVADSDPTAEYTECVNKSRALVQSVRLARKML encoded by the coding sequence ATGAAGCTTTCACTTTCTCAAGATGCCTTTGTATCTGCAGCAGCAGATCATAATCTCATTCCCATACATACCGATTTCACGGCCGATAGCCTGACGCCTCTTTCAGCTTATGCGCGTCTCGCTGCTGAAGGTGGACCGTCATTCCTGCTCGAGAGTATTTCAGGAGGAGAGCACCTTTCGCGATACAGCTTCCTAGGTAGTCGTCCGCGCAAGCGCATTGTTGTTTTTGAAGAGGAGACGCGCATCGTTCATAAAGACGGATCTATCGAGACGGTGGAGACGCCGAACGACCCCCTTGAACTCATCGAGGCGGACATGGCTCAGTACTCGATCCTTCCCGTTGCCGACTTGCCTCCCTTTATCGGCGGAGCCGTAGGTGGCTTAGCCTACGAATACATTCATCGGGTCGAAAACACCGTACCCGCTGCCAAAGGTGCCGGATTGGAGACACCGCTCCTGTATTACTTGATTACCGACTCCGTAGTCGTCTTCGATCATGCCTACCAACAGCTCAAGATCGTCGTCAATGCCCATGTCGACGGGGATCCCGCTGCTGCCTACGATCGGGCGATTAGCGAGATTGAAGCTATCATCGAAGTGTTGCGCGCACCTTCACCGCTCAAACCCTTGCCCATTCCTGAGCCAGAAGTCACGGTGCCGTCGGCTGCGAGTAATGTGTCGCAAGCGTCGTTCGAGGCGGGAGTTTTGGCGGCCAAAGAGTATATCAAGGCGGGGGACATTTTTCAGGTCGTGCTATCGCAACGCTTTGAAGAACCCTTCGATGGTTCACCCCTAGATCTGTATCGCGTCGTGCGTATGGTTAATCCGTCGCCCTATATGTTTATCATTCAGGCAGAGGATTTCGCTTTGGTAGGGGCATCGCCGGAAGTGCATTATCGATTGCAAGATGACCGTGTGACCATTCGCCCCATTGCTGGCACGCGGCCGCGGGGTAAGACATCCGAGGAGGATCGCTTTTACGAAAGAGATCTCCTTGCGGACGAGAAAGAACGTGCCGAGCACCTCATGCTTGTCGATCTCGCACGGAACGACATCGGCCGTGTCTGCAAGATGGGGACCGTCAGCGTCGAGGATTTCATGGTCGTCGAGCACTACAGCCACGTGATGCACATTGTCTCTCAAGCTGAAGGCGATCTAGCTGAAGGCAAAAATGCTTATGATGTCATGCGGGCGACTTTCCCGGCCGGCACCGTCAGCGGAGCTCCCAAAATTCGGGCTATGCAAATTATCGCTGAATACGAGCCGGAACGCCGCGGCTTTTATTCGGGAGCAGTAGGTTATTTTTCCTACGATGGCAGCCAAGATTCCGCCATCGCCCTGCGGACAGCCGTAGTAAAAGACGGCAAAGTCTACATCCAGGCTGGAGCGGGCGTCGTCGCCGATTCAGACCCCACCGCAGAATACACGGAATGTGTTAATAAGAGCCGTGCTCTAGTCCAGTCTGTGCGTCTCGCGCGGAAGATGCTGTGA
- the glmS gene encoding glutamine--fructose-6-phosphate transaminase (isomerizing) — protein MCGIVGYVGKKRASNILIEGLKRLEYRGYDSAGVSLWKPETILTLKKTGRVENAAQLVQESGQDSRLGISHTRWATHGGVTDVNAHPHLSSDGLISIVHNGVIENHDSIRNFLESKGYSHQSQTDTEVLANLISYHYHKQPQEEGESRLVESVRKSLLHVKGTYGLAVMCVDTPNELVGAAQSSPLIVGVGQGENMLGSDVAAFGGRTTNVVYLNDGEVVGLAPDDFYIKTIHDVSVTPTLSQVEWNDTSIELGRFNHYMEKEIFEQPIALENAMRGRFSDDGSTARFGGLNLSPQEWRQVDRMILLGCGTAWIACLAIESLIERYARMPVEVDYASEFRYRNAPLDKHTLCLVVSQSGETADTLAALQEAKRKGHRVLAITNGVGSTIARTTDGGIFQYAGPEIGVASTKAFTSQILIGAMMALYIARMRDMSVADGEDFVTGLKEAPDLVQQILDNADSIKQIAEKYADASDFLFLGRQRMFPIALEGALKLKEISYIHAEGYPAAEMKHGPLALISEDCPSVFFTTSGEIHQKSLANMQEVKARGGPVICIAPESVEIPQGLVDDLIRVPDAHEAVEPILATVPVQLLSYYVACTRSCDVDKPRHLAKSVTVE, from the coding sequence ATGTGTGGCATCGTAGGCTATGTGGGCAAAAAGCGCGCGTCGAACATCCTGATCGAAGGGCTGAAGCGTCTCGAGTACCGAGGCTATGACTCTGCGGGGGTCAGTCTGTGGAAGCCTGAGACTATTCTTACGCTTAAAAAAACCGGCCGGGTGGAGAACGCCGCCCAGCTAGTTCAGGAGTCGGGTCAGGATAGTAGATTGGGCATCAGTCACACGCGTTGGGCAACTCATGGTGGTGTCACCGATGTCAATGCGCACCCGCATCTCAGTTCAGATGGTCTTATCAGCATCGTTCACAACGGGGTGATCGAGAACCACGATAGCATACGCAATTTCCTAGAATCCAAAGGCTACAGTCATCAGTCGCAGACAGATACGGAAGTCCTGGCTAATTTGATTTCTTATCACTATCACAAGCAGCCGCAAGAGGAGGGAGAATCTCGCTTGGTAGAATCAGTGAGGAAGTCATTGCTCCATGTGAAGGGTACCTACGGATTGGCAGTGATGTGCGTCGACACGCCAAATGAACTAGTTGGTGCGGCACAGAGCTCTCCGTTGATTGTCGGTGTTGGGCAGGGCGAAAATATGCTCGGCAGTGACGTAGCTGCTTTTGGTGGTCGAACTACCAACGTCGTTTATCTCAATGATGGCGAGGTCGTTGGCCTGGCTCCGGACGATTTTTATATCAAAACAATTCACGATGTCTCGGTGACTCCTACCCTGAGCCAGGTCGAATGGAATGACACCAGCATCGAGCTCGGTCGTTTTAACCATTACATGGAGAAAGAGATATTCGAGCAGCCCATAGCTCTCGAAAACGCTATGCGGGGTCGCTTCTCTGATGATGGATCGACGGCACGTTTCGGTGGGCTCAATCTATCGCCTCAAGAATGGCGACAGGTTGACCGAATGATCCTTTTAGGTTGCGGCACGGCCTGGATCGCATGCTTGGCTATCGAGTCGCTCATCGAACGGTACGCGCGCATGCCAGTTGAGGTCGATTATGCCAGCGAGTTTCGCTACCGTAACGCGCCGCTCGATAAGCACACGCTTTGTCTTGTGGTTAGCCAGTCTGGAGAAACTGCCGATACCTTGGCAGCCCTCCAGGAGGCCAAGCGCAAGGGGCACCGCGTGCTGGCGATTACCAACGGGGTCGGCTCCACCATTGCCCGAACGACGGACGGAGGTATCTTTCAATATGCTGGTCCAGAGATTGGGGTAGCTTCGACAAAGGCATTTACCTCGCAGATCCTCATCGGAGCCATGATGGCGCTCTACATCGCGCGTATGCGTGACATGAGTGTCGCTGATGGAGAAGACTTCGTAACAGGGCTCAAAGAGGCTCCGGATCTCGTGCAACAAATCCTCGATAATGCTGATAGCATCAAACAGATTGCAGAAAAATACGCAGATGCCTCTGATTTCTTGTTCCTTGGGCGTCAGCGTATGTTTCCCATTGCCCTGGAAGGAGCCCTCAAGCTCAAAGAGATTTCTTACATTCATGCAGAGGGTTATCCTGCTGCTGAGATGAAGCATGGGCCCCTCGCTTTGATCAGTGAGGACTGTCCGAGTGTCTTTTTTACGACCAGTGGGGAGATCCATCAAAAGTCGCTCGCAAATATGCAGGAGGTCAAAGCACGGGGTGGACCGGTGATTTGTATCGCGCCTGAGAGTGTTGAGATACCACAGGGATTGGTTGATGATTTGATACGGGTGCCTGATGCACATGAGGCGGTGGAGCCGATCCTAGCAACCGTACCTGTTCAGCTATTGAGCTACTACGTGGCTTGCACTCGTAGCTGCGATGTCGATAAACCTCGTCATTTGGCAAAATCAGTCACGGTAGAGTGA
- a CDS encoding glucose-1-phosphate adenylyltransferase, producing the protein MKSKVICVVMGGGRGTRLSPLTKLRCKPAVPLAGKYRLVDIPISNCLNSGLNNIFVLTQFNTASLHRHIQDSYKFDAFAGGFVDIMAAEQTDSGANWYQGTADAVRQNMMHFDLNDGDLVLILSGDQLYRMDFEALIAQHRDTGADVTIAGTLLPKAEVQGLGLMRIQENMAIEEFVEKPTDPSVIAGLVVGDSVKNRVKCPPSGDQCLANMGIYVFNAQALSTALDCQETDFGKEIIPDLLGKKALYAYVYEGYWEDIGTVKAFFDANLRLTDPVPPFNFFDTQNPVYTHARYLPAAKVNGGTFDRVIVSDGSIISKAEIIRSVIGIRSVINEGSKLDHVVMMGADSFETLEEIEEAKAAGIPPMGIGKNCKIKNAILDKNARIGDGVILDPAGKEDLWETEELMVRDGVIIVKKDKTVPSGTKICP; encoded by the coding sequence ATGAAAAGCAAAGTCATTTGCGTGGTCATGGGCGGAGGCCGCGGCACCCGTCTCTCTCCCCTCACAAAACTGCGCTGTAAACCAGCAGTTCCGCTAGCTGGAAAGTATCGCTTAGTGGACATCCCCATCAGTAATTGTCTCAACTCTGGGCTGAACAACATTTTCGTCCTAACTCAGTTCAACACAGCTTCCTTACATCGCCACATCCAAGATAGTTACAAGTTTGATGCGTTTGCTGGGGGATTTGTAGATATCATGGCCGCGGAGCAGACTGACAGCGGAGCAAATTGGTATCAGGGCACCGCCGACGCTGTGCGCCAAAATATGATGCACTTCGATCTCAATGACGGCGATCTCGTGTTGATTCTCTCAGGAGACCAGCTCTATCGGATGGATTTCGAAGCATTGATCGCTCAACACCGAGATACCGGTGCTGACGTGACCATCGCAGGCACGCTTCTTCCCAAAGCTGAGGTCCAAGGCCTAGGGTTGATGCGAATCCAGGAAAACATGGCGATCGAAGAATTTGTCGAAAAACCTACAGATCCTTCGGTTATTGCCGGCCTTGTCGTCGGCGACTCGGTGAAAAACCGGGTCAAATGCCCTCCGTCAGGCGACCAATGCCTCGCCAATATGGGCATCTATGTCTTTAACGCCCAAGCACTTTCCACGGCGCTTGACTGCCAAGAGACCGACTTCGGCAAAGAAATCATCCCTGATCTTCTCGGCAAAAAAGCTCTCTACGCCTACGTCTATGAAGGCTATTGGGAGGATATTGGAACGGTGAAAGCCTTCTTCGACGCCAACCTCCGCCTCACGGATCCAGTACCCCCATTCAATTTCTTCGATACACAAAATCCAGTGTATACGCATGCCCGCTACCTCCCCGCGGCAAAGGTTAACGGAGGCACCTTTGACAGGGTGATCGTCAGTGACGGTAGCATCATCAGTAAGGCGGAGATCATACGGTCTGTCATTGGTATTCGCTCCGTGATCAACGAAGGCTCCAAACTCGATCATGTCGTTATGATGGGGGCTGACTCGTTTGAAACCCTAGAAGAGATCGAAGAAGCAAAAGCCGCAGGAATTCCCCCGATGGGAATCGGAAAAAACTGCAAAATCAAGAACGCCATACTCGATAAAAACGCGCGTATCGGTGACGGCGTCATCCTTGACCCTGCGGGAAAAGAGGACCTCTGGGAAACCGAAGAACTGATGGTCCGGGACGGTGTAATTATCGTCAAAAAAGACAAAACTGTCCCCAGCGGCACAAAGATCTGCCCTTAG
- a CDS encoding universal stress protein, producing MKHLLLCVDGSHYTQPACAYAAWWATVNDADIHTVYVSDLHQFEAPVFADLSGSLGIQPYQGIIPQIQEMEKQKAKIISNAVTDFLDAADFPEDRRKFEHRTGFIVDTVEEMQSLKDLIVAGKRGEHADFASGHLGSKMERIVRASHVPVLVTSREFQAVSKVLFAYDGSKSGEKALLYIRDNAMFRDAELHVVSVAEKGHSERYAGYLRDAERELKNAGLSPICQALGGEPEDMIASYVEQQSIDLMMMGAYGHSRIRHLLIGSTTTEMIRRCRIPVLCFR from the coding sequence ATGAAACACCTCCTTCTCTGCGTTGATGGGTCTCACTACACACAACCTGCATGCGCTTACGCCGCTTGGTGGGCCACAGTAAATGATGCGGATATTCATACGGTCTATGTCTCGGATCTGCATCAGTTTGAGGCCCCCGTCTTTGCAGATCTCTCCGGTAGCCTGGGTATCCAACCCTACCAAGGTATTATTCCCCAAATCCAGGAGATGGAGAAACAAAAGGCCAAAATCATTAGTAACGCAGTTACTGACTTTCTAGATGCTGCCGACTTCCCAGAAGATCGCCGCAAATTTGAGCATCGCACCGGCTTTATCGTCGATACTGTGGAGGAGATGCAGAGCCTTAAAGACCTCATCGTAGCCGGCAAACGCGGCGAGCATGCTGATTTTGCTTCTGGCCACCTGGGGTCAAAAATGGAACGCATTGTCCGAGCGAGCCATGTTCCCGTGCTTGTAACGTCACGCGAATTCCAGGCTGTTTCCAAAGTCCTCTTCGCCTACGACGGCAGCAAAAGCGGGGAAAAGGCCCTGCTCTACATCCGTGACAATGCCATGTTCCGCGACGCGGAGCTGCACGTCGTTTCCGTCGCCGAGAAAGGTCACTCCGAGCGCTACGCTGGATATCTCCGCGACGCTGAACGTGAGCTCAAAAATGCAGGCCTGTCGCCGATTTGCCAGGCTCTCGGCGGCGAGCCAGAAGATATGATTGCGAGCTACGTCGAGCAACAAAGCATCGACCTTATGATGATGGGCGCCTACGGACACAGCCGAATCCGCCATCTACTCATAGGCAGCACCACGACAGAGATGATTCGGCGCTGCCGGATTCCGGTGCTTTGCTTTAGATAA